The proteins below come from a single Triticum aestivum cultivar Chinese Spring chromosome 5D, IWGSC CS RefSeq v2.1, whole genome shotgun sequence genomic window:
- the LOC123126158 gene encoding DEAD-box ATP-dependent RNA helicase 38 → MAELEKKSPADVDDPKAIETAVDENQKKMEALSLLAPEDGGGGDGPPLLDDYDDDSQIQAVASGGTVYESATTFEDLKLTPELLKGLHDEMGFSRPRKIQAVTLPMILTPPYKNLVAQAHNGSGKTTCFVLGMLSRVDPSRRIPQAICICPTRELAQQNKSVLMRMSKFTGITCASAISPALKDYMPISKMAPVTDQVVIGTSGTLIKWITNKKLATRDIKILVFDEADHMLAEENFMSDSTRIMRDIQSSAGDCQLLLFSATFNEKVKDFITKVIKEGNQIFVKKEDLTLDKVKQYKVRVPDEIAKIEVIRDKIFEFGQKVGQVIIFVRTKISTKNLHNALTKEDYVCSSIQGSLDHAEREKVIQEFKDGYTKVLISTDLLARGFDQSQVNLVINYDMPIKYNSRDEPDYEVYLHRIGRAGRFGQKGAVFNLLCGETDDILMTKIENYFQHKVQEVPSWESEENFETVLKDAGLLE, encoded by the exons ATGGCCGAGTTGGAGAAGAAGTCCCCGGCCGACGTCGACGATCCGAAGGCCATCGAGACGGCGGTGGACGAGAACCAGAAGAAGATGGAGGCGCTCTCGCTATTGGcgccggaggacggcggcggcggcgacggaccgCCTCTGCTGGATGACTACGACGACGACTCCCAAATCCAAGCC GTGGCGTCTGGCGGCACCGTGTACGAATCCGCGACGACCTTCGAGGACCTGAAGCTCACGCCGGAGCTGCTCAAGGGTCTGCACGACGAGATGGGGTTCAGCCGCCCCAGGAAGATCCAGGCCGTCACGCTTCCCATGATCCTCACGCCGCCCTACAAGAACCTCGTCGCGCAGGCGCACAACGGCTCCGGCAAGACCACCTGCTTCGTCCTCGGCATGCTCAGCCGCGTCGACCCCAGCCGCAGGATTCCCCAGGCCATCTGCATCTGCCCTACCAGGGAGCTTGCGCAGCAG AATAAATCCGTGCTCATGAGGATGAGCAAGTTTACCGGCATTACCTGTGCCTCCGCCATCTCGCCGGCTCTCAAGGATTACATGCCCATCTCCAAGATGGCACCGGTGACTGATCAGGTGGTGATTGGCACTTCTGGGACTCTCATTAAGTGGATAACCAATAAGAAGCTTGCCACAAGGGACATCAAGATTCTTGTGTTCGACGAGGCAGACCATATGCTTGCTGAG GAGAACTTTATGAGTGATTCTACAAGGATCATGAGGGATATACAGAGCAGTGCCGGTGACTGCCAG CTGCTTCTGTTTTCTGCAACCTTCAACGAGAAAGTGAAGGATTTTATTACAAAGGTCATTAAGGAGGGAAACCAGATATTTGTGAAGAAGGAAGATCTTACTTTGGACAAAGTAAAGCAATATAAAGTCCGAGTCCCCGATGAGATAGCCAAAATAGAGGTCATAAGGGACAAGATCTTTGAGTTTGGTCAGAAGGTTGGACAGGTTATCATATTTGTGAGAACAAAGATAAGTACTAAGAATCTTCATAATGCTTTGACAAAAGAGGACTATGTGTGTTCCTCAATTCAAGGATCCCTCGACCACGCAGAGAGGGAAAAGGTAATACAGGAATTCAAAGATGGGTACACCAAGGTTCTTATATCAACTGATCTTCTTGCCCGAGGTTTTGACCAATCACAG GTCAATCTGGTCATCAACTACGACATGCCAATCAAGTATAATTCTAGAGATGAGCCTGATTATGAGGTGTACCTGCACAGAATTGGCAGAGCTGGGCGCTTTGGCCAAAAAG GAGCTGTGTTCAACCTGCTATGCGGTGAAACTGATGACATTTTGATGACAAAGATCGAGAACTACTTCCAGCATAAAGTACAGGAGGTCCCCAGCTGGGAGAGCGAGGAGAATTTTGAGACTGTTCTTAAGGATGCTGGTTTACTTGAGTAA